The proteins below are encoded in one region of Sminthopsis crassicaudata isolate SCR6 chromosome 1, ASM4859323v1, whole genome shotgun sequence:
- the WIZ gene encoding protein Wiz isoform X9 has protein sequence MALWSSPGVTPLSLGDNPGKCQAPGPVFSNPKTGNGGSLNQQPERSGVVLLALPQESLIPGELDASDNVLLSFPSPGMEGPPGGGTAPPPRPAVPERPPSLVLRSESEEDVEAEDGEEGSPVSALYPVRPLGPRSLEGLRDLQDNDGVADGPPHHGLGDTLPSASAATTAHRSSSRYRDGGGAEFPLGSPPLLLLGRFPSPSDGRGSRAPWERPFCVDRGADVREESTLERPSSSREAGAPFCSQETSFVSESKAVHTVKTHTELGGGPELRGAPEIAAESPVPLGSWEDRHPTSEPKPLDTFHREHLSKNKKGILRFDWFSDPDEHAHYREKGQGLDSGVGQAMRAQPLREAAPPLALPGFRKSPAPGLGKIRTLEAAVVTERKGLLTEPEVSERSPLPEPRPEWVLPRPGLQTGPELAISKQTWTVNEEDSVERLSLEPPPCGPYDIEMRPYFCNLVEEADKEALGQEEDPAVYTCIECSIYFKKKEHLLDHMMQHSRGPGQDPIGDSRGGQGQFSCSECGWAFGDPGTLEQHRRLHQESREKIIEEIQKLNEFPDEGRDARLQCPKCVFGTNSSKIFVQHAKMHVRERRDQGAKGLGLSCHSGGEAQDSPGHLAYKHFRSNEPPLAQGPPLGLGKGLHSCILCGFPAPNENVLKEHVKYAHSHQPWGGEIEAFEDLASQPGTSRDSYSPARLARIPDVDYFGKADRLFAPAWQEGSAHYDPTPAFALGHQRLDRSSRVKKGFATASFHSRKMLPYSSTHKSLGTLPFSSAKVYNPYTLHPSKKKSMAHLKDLESDVGRDFFTGWEELRPPGSYTSDLGNVEEEMSLTTEIDFPQNRSFNPITIPQPALELKRTFREALQKAESSEAQQHQLRKMVPIVLVEEMNLQPPRAFQAHGRLAKSQGAPSSTELMLDGPIPLDLLLLDSPLEGPLGIDDLFDSDSPMLKNEERKCPYCPDRFHNGIGLANHVRGHLNRVGVSYNVRHFISAEEVKAIEQKFSFQKKKKKVANFDPSTFSLMRCEFCGAGFDTRAGLSSHARAHLRDFGITNWELTISPINILKELLAASAERPVLVAPGPGEPGSPGCEREMLGFGPPSLMTLSECRGRGSPLSPFPQAWGDELGPIYRDVLASEEEEMVAMELASPPLPKKSLPPGQLDQTASRLGNKMSPEIPHGSKQEPPDLKAQNLTTCEVCGACFETRKGLSSHARSHLRQLGVAESESSGAPIDLLYELMKQKGKPDSSPLPLPLAKKSGSPKEATASPRPGLLTLSKAVDRSPDIPINKAIKSPPGFSSKGLSHPPGSPLLKKVPPALSGSPPPKNPEDKSPKLPLSPLSGSPKAQWPQPEDEGPLNLTSGPEPVRDIRCEFCGEFFENRKGLSSHARSHLRQMGVTEWYVNGSPIDTLREILKRRTQPRAGGPPNPTLPGPKGLAKAMGGGPGSSLEARSASELHVPPSAKKLQPSSSPLGHSPTTSPPPTARKMFPGLPPPSLQKKLKPDQMRMEIKREMLAGSLHSEGHPSDGPWSPREDMAPLNLSSRAEPVRDIRCEFCGEFFENRKGLSSHARSHLRQMGVTEWSVNGSPIDTLREILKKKAKPCLIKKEPATGELPSPLGEDGPKSPGKVLQALSLTPLPGRPGKPGPGSANIPREMTLSPLATKPSAGFLTPLTAKRPLPDDRLLAGELKPKTYIQTELPFKTKTIHDKSSHTSSEACCELCGLYFENRKALASHARAHLRQFGVTEWCVNGSPIETLSEWIKHRPQKVGAYRSYIQGGRPFTKKFRNSGHGRDGDKRVPLTLAPNSLALMNKHLGSEFGPGEASRTGDGGERPLASSPLALVKAEEHQRQNINKFERRQARPLDATPSRGEEASDFQQKLEEVRQPPPRVRPVPSLVPRPPQTSLVKFVGNIYTLKCRFCEVEFQGPLSIQEEWVRHLQRHILEMNFSKAEPRPVEPEAPEAQTVAEAQ, from the exons CTACCGGGATGGAGGTGGTGCAGAATTCCCTCTGGGTTCACCACCGCTGCTGCTCCTGGGTCGGTTCCCCAGCCCTTCGGATGGGAGGGGCAGCCGGGCACCGTGGGAACGCCCTTTCTGTGTGGACAGAGGGGCCGATGTCAGGGAGGAAAGCACTTTAGAGAGGCCATCCAGCTCCAGGGAAGCTGGGGCCCCATTCTGTTCCCAGGAGACCTCCTTTGTCAGCGAGTCCAAAGCTGTACATACTGTGAAAACTCACACTGAATTGGGAGGGGGGCCGGAGCTTCGAGGAGCTCCTGAGATTGCGGCTGAGTCCCCTGTTCCCTTGGGGTCCTGGGAGGACAGGCACCCCACTTCTGAACCAAAGCCCCTTGACACTTTCCACAGAGAGCACTTATCGAAGAACAAGAAGGGTATCCTGAGGTTTGATTGGTTCTCAGACCCTGATGAGCATGCCCACTATAGGGAAAAGGGCCAAGGCCTAGACAGTGGGGTCGGGCAGGCGATGCGAGCCCAGCCCCTAAGAGAGGCGGCTCCCCCCCTGGCCCTTCCAGGTTTCAGGAAAAGCCCTGCTCCTGGCTTAGGCAAAATCAGAACCCTGGAGGCAGCAGTGGTCACTGAGAGGAAGGGGCTGCTGACAGAGCCAGAGGTATCTGAAAGAAGTCCTCTTCCTGAGCCCCGTCCTGAGTGGGTCTTGCCCAGGCCAGGCCTTCAAACTGGTCCTGAACTGGCCATCAGTAAACAGACATGGACAGTGAATGAGGAAGACTCAGTGGAACGGCTGTCCCTAGAACCCCCGCCCTGTGGCCCATATGACATTGAAATGAGGCCCTACTTTTGTAACTTGGTAGAGGAGGCTGACAAGGAAGCACTGGGGCAGGAGGAAGACCCTGCTGTCTACACTTGTATTGAGTGCAGCATTTACTTCAAGAAGAAAGAACATCTCCTGGACCATATGATGCAGCATAGCCGAGGCCCTGGGCAGGACCCTATAGGTGACTCCCGAGGGGGACAGGGGCAGTTCTCTTGCAGTGAATGTGGCTGGGCATTTGGGGACCCTGGCACTCTGGAGCAGCATCGCCGGCTCCACCAGGAGTCTAGGGAGAAGATTATTGAGGAAATTCAGAAACTGAATGAATTCCCAGATGAAGGACGAGATGCTCGACTCCAGTGCCCCAAATGTGTGTTTGGCACCAATTCCTCCAAGATCTTTGTACAGCATGCCAAGATGCATGTCAGGGAGAGGAGGGACCAAGGAGCCAAGGGCCTGGGCCTCTCTTGCCACTCAGGAGGTGAGGCCCAGGACAGTCCTGGCCACCTTGCCTATAAACACTTCAGATCCAATGAGCCCCCATTAGCCCAGGGGCCACCCCTAGGGCTAGGAAAAGGCCTTCACAGCTGCATCCTCTGTGGTTTCCCAGCCccaaatgaaaatgttttgaagGAACATGTGAAGTATGCCCACTCTCACCAGCCTTGGGGGGGAGAGATTGAGGCTTTTGAAGATCTAGCCAGCCAGCCTGGAACCAGCCGTGACTCCTACAGCCCTGCTCGACTAGCCCGCATACCTGATGTGGACTATTTTGGCAAAGCAGACCGGCTGTTTGCTCCAGCATGGCAGGAAGGCTCTGCTCACTATGATCCCACTCCTGCCTTTGCTCTGGGACATCAAAGGCTGGACAGGAGCAGTCGGGTAAAAAAAGGCTTTGCCACTGCTAGCTTCCATTCAAGAAAGATGCTTCCATACAGTTCCACCCATAAGTCCTTGGGAACATTGCCATTCTCCTCGGCCAAAGTTTATAATCCCTATACCTTGCatcctagtaaaaaaaaaagtatggctcATCTGAAGGACCTGGAGAGTGATGTGGGTCGAGACTTCTTCACTGGGTGGGAGGAGCTCAGGCCCCCAGGGTCTTATACCAGTGACTTGGGAAACGTGGAAGAGGAGATGTCTTTAACCACTGAGATTGACTTTCCACAGAACAGAAGCTTTAACCCTATCACCATCCCCCAACCTGCGTTGGAGCTCAAAAGGACTTTTCGAGAAGCCTTACAAAAGGCTGAGTCCTCAGAGGCACAGCAGCACCAGCTGCGGAAGATGGTCCCCATAGTCCTTGTGGAAGAGATGAATCTACAGCCTCCACGGGCTTTCCAAGCCCATGGTCGGCTGGCAAAGTCTCAGGGGGCTCCCTCTTCCACAGAGCTGATGCTGGATGGGCCTATCCCATTGGATTTGTTGCTGCTGGATTCCCCACTCGAAGGGCCCTTGGGAATTGATGACCTCTTTGATTCAGACTCCCCCATGCTAAAGAATGAGGAGAGGAAGTGCCCTTACTGCCCAGACAGGTTTCACAATGGGATTGGCCTGGCTAACCATGTTCGGGGCCATTTGAACCGTGTAGGGGTGAGCTACAATGTCCGACACTTCATCTCTGCAGAGGAAGTAAAAGCAATCGAGCAAAAGTTCTCCttccaaaagaagaagaaaaaag TTGCCAACTTTGACCCCAGCACATTCAGCTTGATGCGCTGTGAGTTCTGTGGAGCAGGCTTTGACACCCGAGCAGGCCTTTCTAGCCATGCCCGAGCTCACCTGCGTGACTTTGGCATTACCAACTGGGAGCTCACCATTTCACCTATCAATATTCTCAAGGAGCTGCTGGCAGCATCGGCAGAGCGCCCTGTGTTGGTAGCCCCAGGCCCGGGGGAGCCTGGATCCCCAGGCTGTGAGAGGGAGATGCTGGGCTTTGGCCCACCCAGCCTGATGACTTTGTCGGAATGCAGAGGACGGGGCTCACCACTCTCTCCATTTCCCCAAGCCTGGGGTGATGAGTTGGGGCCAATCTACCGAGATG TTCTGGCCTCTGAGGAAGAAGAGATGGTGGCTATGGAGCTGGCCTCACCCCCACTCCCAAAGAAGAGTCTTCCCCCAGGGCAGCTGGATCAAACTGCCAGCAGGTTGGGTAACAAGATGTCGCCAGAGATTCCCCACGGGAGCAAACAAGAACCCCCAGACCTCAAAG CTCAGAATCTGACAACATGTGAGGTGTGTGGTGCTTGTTTTGAGACCCGAAAAGGCCTTTCCAGCCATGCGCGCTCCCACCTGCGTCAGCTAGGGGTGGCTGAGTCTGAAAGTAGCGGAGCCCCCATCGACCTGCTGTACGAGCTgatgaaacagaaaggaaaaccTGACAGCAGCCCCCTGCCCCTACCCCTGGCCAAGAAATCGGGCTCCCCAAAGGAGGCAACTGCCTCTCCCCGCCCAGGCCTGTTGACCCTCAGCAAGGCAGTTGACAGATCCCCTGATATCCCCATCAACAAGGCCATCAAGTCACCCCCTGGCTTCTCATCCAAGGGCCTCTCCCACCCACCAGGCTCCCCTCTCCTCAAGAAGGTGCCGCCTGCTTTGTCGGGGTCCCCCCCACCCAAGAACCCTGAGGACAAGAGCCCCAAGCTGCCCCTGAGCCCCCTGTCAGGCTCCCCGAAGGCGCAGTGGCCCCAACCAGAGGATGAGGGGCCCCTGAACCTCA CATCAGGCCCAGAGCCAGTCAGGGACATCCGTTGTGAGTTTTGTGGTGAGTTCTTTGAGAATCGAAAAGGCCTGTCAAGCCACGCACGCTCCCATCTGCGGCAGATGGGAGTAACAGAGTGGTATGTCAATGGCTCGCCCATTGACACCCTGAGAGAAATCCTGAAGCGCCGGACCCAGCCTCGGGCTGGAGGACCTCCCAACCCAACCTTGCCAGGCCCAAAGGGACTGGCCAAGGCAATGGGTGGGGGACCCGGTAGCTCTCTGGAGGCCCGAAGTGCTTCAGAGCTGCATGTACCGCCCTCTGCCAAGAAACTGCAGCCATCCAGCAGCCCCCTGGGCCACTCACCAACCACCTCTCCACCTCCAACTGCTCGGAAGATGTTCCCTGGTCTgccacctccctccctccagaagaaattaaagcctgATCAAATGCGGATGGAGATCAAACGGGAGATGTTGGCTGGAAGCCTGCACAGTGAAGGACACCCATCTGATGGACCCTGGTCACCACGTGAGGACATGGCGCCCCTGAATCTAT CTTCCCGGGCTGAGCCAGTCCGGGACATCCGCTGTGAATTCTGTGGTGAATTCTTTGAGAACCGAAAGGGCCTGTCAAGCCATGCACGCTCTCACCTGCGGCAGATGGGGGTAACTGAGTGGTCAGTTAATGGTTCACCCATTGATACTCTTCGAGAGATCCTGAAGAAAAAGGCCAAACCGTGTCTTATTAAGAAGGAACCTGCCACAGGCGAACTGCCCTCACCCTTGGGTGAGGATGGGCCCAAATCCCCTGGAAAGGTGCTTCAGGCCCTGTCTTTGACCCCATTGCCTGGTCGTCCTGGCAAACCGGGGCCTGGCTCTGCCAACATACCCCGGGAGATGACCCTTTCTCCTCTTGCCACCAAACCGTCTGCTGGTTTTCTCACCCCTTTGACGGCAAAGCGGCCGTTGCCTGATGACCGACTTCTCGCTGGGGAATTGAAGCCTAAGACCTATATACAGACAGAGCTGCCCTTCAAGACCAAGACCATTCATGACAAAAGCTCACACACTT CCAGTGAAGCCTGTTGTGAGCTATGTGGTCTCTATTTTGAGAATCGTAAGGCACTGGCCAGTCATGCTCGGGCTCACCTGCGGCAATTTGGAGTGACAGAATGGTGTGTGAATGGCTCCCCAATTGAGACCTTGAGTGAGTGGATCAAGCACAGACCCCAGAAGGTGGGGGCCTACCGCAGCTATATTCAAGGTGGCCGGCCCTTCACCAAGAAGTTCCGTAATTCAGGCCACGGACGAGATGGGGACAAACGAGTGCCCCTCACCTTGGCTCCCAATAGCCTCGCCCTGATGAATAAGCACCTGGGGAGTGAATTTGGGCCTGGAGAAGCTAGCCGGACTGGAGATGGTGGTGAACGACCCCTGGCATCCTCACCTCTTGCATTGGTGAAAGCAGAGGAACACCAGCGTCAGAATATCAATA AATTTGAGCGCAGACAAGCCCGACCTCTGGATGCAACCCCTTCTCGGGGTGAGGAGGCCAGTGACTTTCAGCAGAAACTGGAAGAAGTGCGACAGCCACCTCCTAGAGTAAGGCCTGTCCCCTCACTGGTCCCCCGCCCTCCCCAGACGTCATTGGTGAAATTTGTGGGCAACATCTACACTCTGAAATGCAG GTTCTGCGAAGTGGAGTTCCAGGGTCCCCTCTCCATCCAGGAGGAGTGGGTTCGGCATCTCCAGAGGCACATCCTGGAAATGAACTTCTCCAAAGCGGAGCCCCGGCCTGTGGAGCCTGAGGCCCCAGAGGCACAGACAGTGGCAGAGGCCCAGTAA